Genomic segment of archaeon BMS3Bbin15:
ATACAGTTAAAACCTTCAACATATCAACAATTGCTGCATTTGTTGCCTCAGGTGCAGGTGTACCCATAGCAAAACATGGCAACAGGAGTGTAACTTCAAAAGCAGGAAGTGCGGACCTCCTGGAGACACTGGGAGTTAATATCAACCTAACACCCGAACAGGTTGAAAGGCTTATTGAAGATATAGGTATTGGATTCATGTTCGCACCTCTCTTCCATAAGGCCATGAAACATGCTATAAAACCAAGAAAGGAAATAGGTATCAGGACTGTTTTCAATATTCTTGGCCCACTTACAAACCCTGCAAAAGCAGAGGCTCAGGTTCTCGGAGTATTCTCTCCTGAACTCACAGAAATTATGGCTGAAGTCCTCGGCAATCTTGAAGTTAAACGAGCCCTCGTTGTGCATGGAGTCGAAGGTCTGGATGAAATTTCAATTGCAGGGAAAACAAAGGTTTCCGAGCTGAAGAATGGAAAGGTGGAAAATTACACTCTTACTCCAGAGGATTTTGGAATTGATAGAGCAGAAATTAAAGAGCTTAAGGGTGGTAGTCTGGGGGACAATGCAAGAACTGCTCTCTCCATACTGAGGGATAATACAAAAGGGGCAAG
This window contains:
- the trpD gene encoding anthranilate phosphoribosyltransferase, whose amino-acid sequence is MSFKIFISKVVEGEDLTEEEAEQAMKMIMRGEATPAQIGSLLTSLRIKGETVDEISAFARVMRDFASNISPHVSGTLVDTCGTGGDTVKTFNISTIAAFVASGAGVPIAKHGNRSVTSKAGSADLLETLGVNINLTPEQVERLIEDIGIGFMFAPLFHKAMKHAIKPRKEIGIRTVFNILGPLTNPAKAEAQVLGVFSPELTEIMAEVLGNLEVKRALVVHGVEGLDEISIAGKTKVSELKNGKVENYTLTPEDFGIDRAEIKELKGGSLGDNARTALSILRDNTKGARRDIVIINSAAAIYVGEKAKSLEEAVELAENAIDSGKAYNKLRALIDKSKALTR